The following are encoded together in the Daucus carota subsp. sativus chromosome 5, DH1 v3.0, whole genome shotgun sequence genome:
- the LOC135152576 gene encoding uncharacterized protein LOC135152576: MAGEFVVAETNYCASLNPDDCSDRFRTWVRFLSRQSLVSTALTADISIKLQPLFDFYSNAVNSTTLENYKIIGDLPNRKRIVITVDDVNRILGLPRDNFEPDPSEDELRQFFQDIHYQGQIFLPKMSKGNLKAEWDVFFDTLAKVFAPTNRKNFGNISSMLQIFGFSIAYNRRINFGKILLREIIRKMGSVAQRSIQKNDKVECFYPRFLMLFMNDKMNADDRHMYVDSPVVPIQRTCAKIQTRLVNKKKHDNVPLVVTPFMLEQFSVPFQPVQVPEPLQQQQYQPQQQQQAQQQEQPQQQSPPQNPQPLQLLQDYQSSSQSSHYSPYNPPYNSPQQSPHQSDYTSPHQSQHQSPPQYNFFPDQQASILPSPSEPTPSPTHTHTFPQPQSTSQPLPADSAINPELQDFRTDLQVAQVLSNLTDTFNIAIADFDCDIGFDFQPPSIEPENTQVHIQADVSVSTTDSSSNTSTDTTHTPVVRKVARKRSGSAILREPAALSHKKQRVAEPETTAATSISSQKDLDTDMDLLGNLQVHPPSQAFGGQFVSSPPTVPSQGTMVVYTGTGDGVTNTSEIRQTPSETHAREDSEKSLSVREVSAHTNTDLLQEQMAALRAEIERLNAENARFRSGELVTLQEKVVDPSFSSLKQELDAHVKGIHSRMDKFDTTQELCLTKLDNLEQTLAQVVQHLKINPSTSQSTPEDPSTKGEKDKDDKDKDDSNGGGGGNGGDNGGDTDRSDKGGEGASEKDSSAASKSKGKMPETENIFTNQDYDNIPEDVDDDDAFDSAYFEAEEEGRFEEGFLFNEDQSVDPEHMEKVKMFKAQHEASKAKLQELQKLVDEKRTTDELVKLEKQKLWDAKCKEKREDISRKVGESWDIARQILSGPQREPFNDGKFKSFIYDLREANPNEDMFMRALALELEYITIGVKNLLNEWEIIISTQRNGTFRVSIDLFKFLSLTEIWVIRNKIRRSSNLNELLRDRLMDCAIHNSPQVVRKPYCVKFIHERKFGTFYLDHQHLLKYDVSQLVLVSTILRTKGFATKAKADADTEIVNYCTRRNIQQYFRKMKYINQSQPADFIEDPVDIEVQYYLSLARERKKRGESTAAEEPTQNEPSTPIIHCSDAEEGEVTRSE; the protein is encoded by the exons atggccggagaatttgtggttgctgagactaactactgtgccagccttaaccccgatgactgttctgatagattccggacttgggttagatttctttcgcgacagagtttagtcagtacggcactgactgcagatatttcgattaagctgcaacctctttttgacttctactcaaatgctgtcaattctacgactctggagaattacaagataataggggatttacctaaccggaagaggattgtaatcactgtcgatgatgtgaaccggatcttaggacttcccagggacaattttgagccagatccctcagaggatgaattgagacagttctttcaggatattcactatcagggtcagatttttctcccgaagatgtcaaagggaaatctgaaagctgaatgggatgtgttctttgacacccttgccaaggtgtttgctcccacaaatagaaagaattttggcaatatatcttcaatgctgcagatctttggattcagcatagcttacaaccgtcgaatcaattttgggaagatattgctgagggagattatcaggaagatggggtctgttgcacagagatcaattcaaaagaatgacaaagttgaatgcttctaccccagattcctgatgttgtttatgaatgataagatgaatgctgatgataggcacatgtacgtcgattctcctgttgttcctattcagaggacttgtgccaagatccaaactaggctggtcaacaagaaaaagcatgacaatgtaccacttgtggtgactccattcatgctcgagcaattcagtgttccttttcagccagtacaagttccagagccactacaacagcaacaatatcaaccacaacaacaacaacaagctcaacaacaagaacaaccgcaacaacaatctcctccacaaaaccctcaaccacttcaactcctccaagactaccaatcatccagccaatcctcacattactctccttacaaccctccttacaattcaccacaacaatcacctcaccaatcagatTACacttctcctcaccaatctcaacatcaatcccctccacaatacaacttcttcccagaccaacaagcctccattcttccctctccatctgaaccaacaccttcacctacacatacacatacctttcctcaaccacaatccacctctcagcctctgcctgctgattctgctatcaatccagagctacaggacttcagaacagatttacaggtagctcaggtactttctaatctcactgatacctttaatattgctattgcagattttgattgtgatattggatttgatttccagcctcccagcattgaacctgaaaacacccaggttcatatccaagctgatgtttccgtttcaacaactgattcttcgtcaaacacatcaaccgacactactcatacaccagttgttagaaaggtagcccggaaacggagtgggagtgcaattctgagagaacccgcagctctgtctcataagaagcaaagggtggcagaaccggagacaactgcagccacatccatttcctcccaaaaggatttggacactgacatg gatctacttggcaacctgcaagtacatccgccttcacaggcattcggaggacaatttgtttcttcacctcctacagttccatctcagggaactatggttgtatatacaggtactggtgacggtgtgacaaacacgagtgaaatcaggcaaacaccgagcgaaacacatgcacgagaggatagtgaaaaatctttgagtgttcgtgaggtgagtgcacacaccaacacagatctgttacaggaacaaatggctgctctcagggctgagatagaaaggttgaatgctgagaatgcaagattcagaagtggagagttggtgactctacaagaaaaggttgttgatccttcattttcttccctcaaacaggaattagatgctcatgtcaagggtattcactctaggatggacaaatttgatacaactcaggagctctgtttgacgaagcttgacaacttggagcaaactttggctcaagttgttcaacacttaaagatcaatccatcaacatctcagtctactccagaggatccctcaactaagggggagaaggataaggatgacaaagataaggatgacagcaatggtggtggtggtggcaatggtggtgacaatggtggtgatactgataggagtgataagggtggagaaggagcaagtgaaaaagactcttctgcagctagcaaatctaaaggcaaaatgcctgaaactgagaacatcttcactaatcaggattatgacaacattcctgaagatgttgatgatgatgatgcatttgactctgcttattttgaagctgaggaagaaggtcgtttcgaggaaggctttcttttcaatgaagatcagtctgtagatcctgagcacatggaaaaggtcaagatgttcaaagctcaacatgaagctagcaaagcaaagcttcaggaactgcagaaactggtagatgaaaagaggacaactgatgagttggtcaagctggagaaacagaaattgtgggatgctaagtgcaaggaaaagagagaggatatctccagaaaagttggtgaaagctgggatattgcaaggcaaatcctctctggacctcaaagggaacctttcaatgatggtaaattcaaatccttcatttatgacctgagagaggctaaccctaatgaagatatgtttatgcgtgctcttgctctcgagttagaatatataactattggtgtcaagaatcttctcaatgaatgggagatcattatttctactcagagaaacggaacattcagggtttcaattgatttattcaagtttctatctctaactgaaatctgggtgattcgtaacaagatcagacgcagctcgaatctgaatgaactcctacgtgacagacttatggattgtgctattcataacagtccacaagttgtcagaaagccttactgtgtcaagttcattcacgagagaaaatttggaaccttctacctggaccaccaacatcttcttaagtatgatgtgagtcagttggttcttgtatctacaattctacgtaccaagggcttcgctactaaggccaaagctgatgctgatactgagattgtgaactactgcacaaggagaaatattcagcaatacttcaggaagatgaagtatatcaaccaatctcagccagcagatttcatcgaagaccctgtggatattgaggttcaatattatctctcattggctcgtgaaagaaagaagcgtggagaatccactgcagctgaagagcctactcagaatgagccttctactccaatcattcactgttcagatgcagaggaaggagaagtcactcgttctgagtga
- the LOC108221513 gene encoding uncharacterized protein LOC108221513 produces MRLNQGITAEERESLKLFADWVLKIENGKVSPPVEDLSSYEEDDIVILNDFCDTALENNVVNMINWTYPNFTENFKCPKYLSERAILTPTNHTISHLNSAIVDTILGEVHTYYSVDKAEDFGGTASDLDFAFPPEYLHSFNIPGLPPHELKLKVGVVVMLMRNLNQTLGLCN; encoded by the coding sequence ATGCGTCTCAACCAAGGCATCACTGCAGAGGAAAGAGAAAGCTTGAAATTAtttgctgattgggttcttaaGATTGAAAATGGTAAGGTTTCTCCTCCTGTTGAAGATTTATCATCATATGAAGAGGATGATATTGTGATCCTTAATGACTTTTGTGATACTGCGTTAGAAAACAATGTTGTGAACATGATAAACTGGACATATCCTAATTTTACGGAAAATTTCAAATGCCCCAAATATCTCAGTGAGCGAGCCATTTTAACCCCAACCAATCATACTATTAGTCATCTAAATTCTGCAATTGTAGACACCATTCTGGGGGAGGTTCATACATATTATAGTGTTGACAAAGCTGAAGATTTTGGTGGTACTGCATCTGATCTGGATTTTGCATTCCCACCCGAGTATCTACACTCATTTAATATTCCCGGTTTACCACCACATGAACTGAAACTGAAAGTTGGAGTTGTTGTGATGCTTATGCGtaatttaaatcaaactttGGGACTTTGCAACTGA